The sequence TCATTCATGTGCTGAATCTGGAGATCTGCCTGGATTGGTCAGGCTGCTTGTCTGCAACCCTTTGCTCGCTAATGAGAAAAGCATTCTTGTAAGTACACGTTTTAACATATATCTATCTCTATATGGAGCTATTTTTTTCAGTGGATCATTAttctttttaatcatttttacaTGTGGATTAATCGTACTAGTTTCCAATTTTTTGATTAGTTCATACTGTTAATTAGTATCGATTTAATGGAAGATGTTGCTTTCCAATTGATCATAgccatgtgtgtgtgtgtgtgtccaAAGTCAACGTGGACATGTTaagttaaaaaattattgatctCTTTAGATAATCAGGCTTGGTGTCTTTTTTGTCTCATTATATTAActcttataatttattttgatcaaACTACACACTACCTTTGTATTCAGATGTATGCTTTATATTTTAGATGTCTCACATCGGCTGGATGAAGTTAttgggagttgtatatatgaactTTGATAATCATCATCTCATAAGCTAGTTTTTGGGGTGAAATTAGGTttaagtctcaatcttaacatgatatcagagaCAGGTTCCGATCTTGGTCCAAACCTACCATTATATGTTGGATTGTCATGTGGCCACCCACTAATGTTTTATAAACTTCACGCTCAAGTTGTTCATTCCCGGACGTGAGGGGAATGTGTTGGATTAAGTTCTTGGGAGTTATATATAAGAATTTGGACAATCCAGTCCTTTTTAGCCAGCTTCTCAATCTTAATATGGTATCACAGATAAATTCTGATTCTAGCCAAAGTCCACATTTATGTATTGGACTGGGAGAATTTTATATATGGACTTTGATAATCCTCCTCCTTTAAACTAACTTTTAGGATTGAGTTATCAATCTTAACATAGACCTTGGACATTCAAATGAAAGAATCAAATTGTggcaaattttttttggaatttctctttatataatatataatcattTTTTCCTGAAATATCACGTATCGTTTTGTTTCGTGGGATGGATCTATGCAGATGTTACAGACACCTTTGCATGCCTCTGCTGGTCTCAACAGAAATGAGATAGTGAAGTATCTGCTTGAATGGAGAGGATCGGTGAACGTAGAGTTGGAAGCTACAAATGTTGTATGTATAGGTTCTTTATCTATTTGTAATTTTGTCTTTATCTTTATACAAAACGAGAACGAACATGAACTAGTTGGGAACATAGATAGTCGAGTAGAGTCTTGTTTTTTGCAGGTCCATGGATGCGGTCTCAGATTTGTACATTTTCTGTTGACTGCAGTATGGTGAGACTCCATTACACTTCGCGGCTAAAAACGGGTGTGTTGAATCAGCAAGAATTCTTCTTGATCACGGTGCAGACGTCCACGCTAGAACTAATGTTTGTGTCTTAATTTGCCTAGTTTTTTTCATACAAAAGTATTTATTGCattgttttgaaaaaaatttctatccctatgtatataattatataatcatTTTTTACTGTATTATTTATTAGTTGATCTCTTGTATCTAATCTTATTGCAGAATCAGATGACTCCATTGCATCTTGCTGTTGGTTTTGCGCTGCGATCTGGTGACAACTCGATAGTCAAGCTGTTGTTAGAGTTCAATGCCGATTGCTTTGCAGCAGACGATGTATGCATAGTTCTTATTTTTAGTCGTGAACTACTAGGATCtgatatttttggtatttttgtcTACGCCATAATTAATTTTAGCTGCGAAATTTAGTTATTCTAGCCGAAATCTTCcacttttcttgccaaaatcACTCATCTATGTTGGAAAAAATGGCCaagattaatataaaatatctgTGGTGTTTTAGTCTTGTCGTTGTATATAATGTGATGAATTGGTAAATGATTTAGGTGAAAATGACCAAAATCAATTGACAGAGATTACTTATTTAACTAAAATTGGTAATCAAATGTACAAAAGTAATAAAAGAATATCATAGGATGTGTATTACATGACTAGAAATAAATGTTGTGTTATTCTTTTATCCGTCTCTATATGTATATCTGCCGATGGAATTGACAGTGAAAATTTTTGATGAGCAGGAGGGCATGCTTGCATTCAATTATTTACCTGCAACAGGCTATGAACACGAAGAATTACGCCAACTTCTTAGGTGCGAATACACGGGGCAGAGCAGCTACAACAATACCTCCAACAGCAATAACTACAACAATGATGTCTACAATACTGCCTACTCGTGGAGTAAGTACCAAAATGTCGAAGAACCAGGGAATTACAAGGATGGTAGTGATGGAATAAAAGCAAAAATGGACGAGTTCGATCGCGAGTTGTCGAAGATAGTTGGATTAAGGGATCTGAAACAGCAGCTTCAGAAGTGGGCAAAGGGGGTACTTATGGATGAAAAACGTCGCGCCATGGGGATAAATTTGGGTCCAAGAAAGTTGCCTCATATGGCGTTTCTTGGGAATCCGGGGACCGGTAAGACTACTGTAGCACGAATATTGGGCAAGCTGCTACATTCTGTTGGTGTGCTTTCTTCTAATAACGTGACAGAAGTGCAGAGATCGGATTTGGTGGGGGAATATCTGGGCCAAACTGGACCAAAAACCAGAAAAAAGGTAATTAACACTGTGATTCTTATAGATAATTTCGAGTTCGTTTTTGCAATCTTTTCCTACTAAAGTATGCAGCGTCATAAAAGTAGGTATTGAGAAACCTTTGGAGGTTTCTAGTAGGTTATAAATTTGATGATCTAACACATTGTAAGGTCAAAAGAGTTGCAAAAGATGTATATGGAGGGTAAATCATTGGAGGACAGGGTTTTGAGTCTATTTTTTTCTTACGGGTTTTTTAGCTGCTTTGGAAAATCATAGGGGACTAAATGCATTTCACCCTTAATTTTATCCAAATACGAGTGTCGATGGTCGACCACCAATATAGAGGCAGAAAGTAAGAATATGATGATTGCTCGACCATATTGGGATTGTGGCTGATCAATGAGCAAACAGAAATTAACATAACATCAATGGTGTTTCAGCTGAAAATTTGTGTCACTTTTAGAAGTATGCATTGGATGTATCTTGAGAGGTTTCTAGCATCCTcaggaattattaaaaaatacttCATAAAATCATAGGAAACGTAggttttttttggtaaaaatagaCTGGTTGGCAGCTAAATATGAAGTCGTACTACTCTCGCTTCCAAGGGAAAGTGAGAGTAGAGGTCCCTTGTATGGTCTGGGGAGGCTTACTTATCTTATAGTTCAGGGCTTTACCCGTCTTTGGTTTTATTGCTTGTTGTTTTGCTTGTTTGATAATACCACTACCTCATAATGGAATCAGATTCTTCTTTGGTTAGCACTTAGCAGAGCCTCCCAATTCTTGTTAATTGACTTAAGGTTGGCTAGCCTTGCTCTTTAGTTGATTGGAAAACCTGGCGAGCTGGCAATCCACCCGGCTCGTGTTTACA comes from Primulina huaijiensis isolate GDHJ02 chromosome 2, ASM1229523v2, whole genome shotgun sequence and encodes:
- the LOC140971384 gene encoding uncharacterized protein, translating into MRIEDKNKNKNKNSVSGNSNNITIHSCAESGDLPGLVRLLVCNPLLANEKSILMLQTPLHASAGLNRNEIVKYLLEWRGSVNVELEATNVYGETPLHFAAKNGCVESARILLDHGADVHARTNNQMTPLHLAVGFALRSGDNSIVKLLLEFNADCFAADDEGMLAFNYLPATGYEHEELRQLLRCEYTGQSSYNNTSNSNNYNNDVYNTAYSWSKYQNVEEPGNYKDGSDGIKAKMDEFDRELSKIVGLRDLKQQLQKWAKGVLMDEKRRAMGINLGPRKLPHMAFLGNPGTGKTTVARILGKLLHSVGVLSSNNVTEVQRSDLVGEYLGQTGPKTRKKIEEAAGGILFVDEAYQLAPEQKGSTYRDYGFEALEEIMSVLEDGDIVLVFAGYTEPMKRVFSSNEGFCRRVTHFFEFDDYSTRDLAEMLMLKMTKQDEKSRLYGFKLEKGCTFDAMVSVIEKNSSEKLRNKLNGGLVDHMLNNARENLDSRLTFDSKGDELFTIKLVDLEAGLKLLSQRVKVE